ACACTGAGTTCGGCACCGGAAAAGCTGAGTTCGGAAACCGAACCGGGTAAAAAAATGGGGCAAGAAAGACAGAGTTCGGATTCCGAACCATCAGGAAAATCAGCAGGTTATCACAGAGTCCGGAAACCGAACCATTACGTACGTAATATCACACACAGTGTGATTAAAAACACGTACGTACTGCCGGCGTCGCTGACGGGACAAATTCGGGAGGAGGATGCCATCATGCTGACCAGTCAGTTGCAGGCGTTGCCGGAAGCGCTGGCACAGGGGGTGCTGGAAAGCCTGTCAGGGATGCTGGGCAGTCAGTCACTGCAGAACCCTGTGGGCTGGTTGCTTGCGGTGCTGAAGCGTGCCCGGGAGGGAAATTTTTATCCGCCGAAACAGAAACAGCGCGTCGCTGCATTAGCCATCACACGGGCGGGAGCAGGAGGGCGCTCCACTTCGCAACCTGTTGTCACCCGGAAACGTACAGAACCCATTTCAGCAGAACGTCTGAGTGGTATTGTGGCAGGGCTGCGGGCCTCCCTGCGTAACCGTTCTGCGATAAGAGCCCGGTGATGGCGTTGTGGTCCACGTTCACAGAGAGCAAAAATCAACCAGTGTTGCCCGGGGCAGCATAGAGCAAAAATTAGCCAGTGCTGCCCGGGGCAGCATAGAGCAAAAATTAGCCAGTGCTGCTCGGGGCAGCATAGAGCAAAAATTAGCCAGTGTTGCCAGTGGCAACAGAGAGCAAAAATTAATCAGTGTTGGCAGTGCCAACAGAGTATAAAAATTATGCTGCGTCAGCAGCATGGAAGGCGGCGGTACTGAATATCCTGGAACATCTGACGGTAAACCGCCGAAGCCCGGCGTCAGCCGGAAACCCCCTGACAGGATGCAGTGTTCCTCCAGCCCTGCCAGACCCTGTTTGTTTCTGGGAAAAGCCAGGATTGCATAAAGGGACCGGAAGATAAGAGTAAAACAGAATACTTGTCGCCGTTTTTCTCGTCAGTATACTTTCCGCGCTGAAATTTTGACTAAGGAAGGATTTTTTATGACCAAAATTAAAATTCTGGCGCTCAGTATGCTGGCCGCCTTATCAGTAAACACGGCTTATGCAGAAAGCACTCTGACACTGGGGGCCGGTGTCGGAGTGATTGACCAGCCTTATAAAGGTTACGACGCTAAAGCGTATCTTATCCCGGCTGTGTCTTATGACGGCGACAACTTCTGGTTCCGTGGTCTGGGCGGTGGATATTACCTCTGGAACGATGCTGCAGATACTCTGTCGGTGATGGCCTACTGGTCGCCGATGTATTTTCATCCGGATGACAGTAATCACTATCAGTTACGTCAGCTGGATAAACGTAAAAGCACGATGATGGCAGGGATATCATGGTCCCACCATACGGCGTATGGTTTTCTGCGAACGAGTCTGGCAGCGGATGTCCTGGACAACAGTAATGGTGTTGTCGGTGACGTGGCGTGGTTATATCGTTATGTGAATGGCGGATTCATCCTGACGCCCGGTATTGGTGTGGCGTGGAGCAGCCAGAAACAGAACGACTATTATTATGGCGTATCGCGTCGTGAATCTGCGCGCAGCGGTCTGGAGCGGTATAAAGCGGATAATGGCTGGTCACCTTACCTTGAGCTCAGTGCAAATTACACCTTTGCCAGTAACTGGGGGATTTACGGAACCGCACGTTACAGCCGCTTATCTGATGAAGTTAAAAACTCTCCCATGGTGGATAAGTCATGGGATGGACTGTTTTCCACCGGGATCACTTATCGTTTCTGATATCGGTATGATCTGATGCTCACCGGTGCCGGATCACGGGCACCGGTGTACTGAACTTCCCTTTCTTCCCCATTTTTCTGTGGCCTGAATCTGGTTTTCTGTTGTTCCTTCTGCGCTTCGTCCTGACGATCTCACTTTATCCCTGATTGTTATAAGGAACTGATATGAGTGAAGATAAACTGAACCAGAAAGAAGTCCGGGCCGGCGCATTGCAGTCCTCGCTGTCCATTCTGTTACACACCCATTATGCCATCCGCCTGTGGGAAGGGCGCAAAACGGAGAAGGTATCCGGTGATGGTAAACCCCGTCCGGGTATCATCAGCATGCCTCAGGTCATTGCCCGGGCCGGGCAGGCAACACGGGATGCGGAGCGTGATAATCCCTGGGCAGATATGCTGCTGGTCAGGCTGGAGGAGGCATTATCGCAGGCATCGGAGCAGATCCGGCAGCAGGTCGCCGGACTGGAGGTGGTGCTGAACAACATTCCCGGCAATATCGTGATCTCAGATATTGCATCATCTTCGCCCGTGAACATTGGTGTTTTCAGCAGCTCTCCGCTGGGATATCGCTGTGTCTGGTTGCTTGTGGGGTATGACGAACTGGTCATGAAAGCGTTTCATGCCTTTCACTACGGGCTGATTTCGCGGGCTCAGCGGGACAACATACTGGATACCGGAGGACACGCTGTCCGTAAGGTGTATGGCGTGGTGCAGTCCTATAAAACGGTTCATGCCACCCGGCAGGATATTTTATCCGGCACGGAGAAGGGCAGGGTGGCTGTCAGCCGTTTTGGCAAACCTGATCCGGATGTCATGAGTGGTAAAAAACGCTCTGTTTTTTCTCCGCCCCTGAAATAATACAGCGGAGGTACCATGCAACTCTATTTGTGTGAAAAACCGTCACAGGCGCGGGATATTGCCCGGGTGCTGGGGCTCAGCGGGCGGGGAGAGGGCTGTATTGAAGGTGATACTGTCACGGTCACCTGGGCTGTGGGGCATTTGCTGGAGCTGGCCGCCCCGGAAGCGTACGGGGAGCAGTTCGGGGTTCCCTGGCGTATGGAGTCGCTTCCCGTTCTGCCTGAAAAGTGGCAGATGACGGTTAAACCGCAGACGAAATCCCAGTTTGCGGTGATCAGCCGCCTGCTGAAGCGTGCGTCTGAAGTGGTGATCGCCACGGATGCGGACAGAGAAGGGGAAGTCATCGCCCGGGAACTGCTGGCGTACTGCCAGTATCGCGGGCCAGTCCGCCGGCTGTGGCTGTCTGCCCTGGATGAGGCCAGCGTCCGGGAGGCGCTGGCAAATATTCTGCCCGGTGAGCAGATGGCCCGTCTGTATGATGCCGGCCTGGCCCGTGGTCAGGCTGACTGGCTGATCGGGATGAACCTGACGCGCCTGTATACCCTTAAAGCCCGGGCGTCGGGGATCCCGGATGTGTTATCCGTCGGAAGGGTACAGACGCCGACACTTGCCATGGTGGTCAGACGGGATCAGGAGATTGCCGGTTTTGTGCCACGGCCCTGGTGGCAGGTGTTTGTCGGACTGGAGAAAGACGGGATCCGGTTCCGGGCCGTCTGGGCGGCGGCAGAGCAGTACTGCGATGAAGAGAAACGGTGCGTGAACGTTCAGGCGGCCCGGGCTGTTCTTCAGTTGTGTCAGCAGACACCGTCAGCGGTGGCGCATGAGGTAATCCGGAAGCGTGAAAAAACACCGGCTCCGCTCTGTTTTTCGCTGGGTACACTGCAGGAAGCCTGCTCCCGGAAATTTGGTATGGGAGCGCAGACTGTGCTGAATATCGCGCAGTCTCTGTATGAGACGCACAAAGCCACGACGTATCCCCGGACGGACTGTGGCTATCTGCCTGAATCCATGCAACAGGAAAGCCGGGAGGTACTGGCTGCGATGGCGCGTTCAGATCCCGCCCTGACGCCGGTTCTGGCACAGCTCGATCCCGGTTTTGTTTCACGTATCTGGAATGACAAAAAAATTACGGCACACCATGCCATCATTCCGACCCGGCAGGTCTTTGATATCAGGGCACTGAGTGAAGATGAGCTGAAGGTGTATCAGCTTATCCGCCAGCATTATCTGGCCCAGTTTCTGCCTCTGCAGGAATCTGATATCACCGATGCAACACTGACACTCGGCGGGCAACTGTTCAGGGCACGCGGGAAAGTGAATGTGGTGACGGGCTGGCGAGGCCTGTTTTCCGGGGAAGCAGCAGAAGCTGCTGAAGGCGAAGATGAACAGACGACGGAAATGGCGTTGCCGGCGCTTGAACGGGGTGAGCACTGCCGGATTAGCGGTTCAGAACTCAAGGATCGGATGACGTCACCTCCGGCACCTTTTACGGAAGGGACCCTGATTGCCGCCATGAAGAATGCTGCCAGTCAGGTCAGTGACCCGAAGCTGAAAAAAGTGCTGAGGGAGAATGCTGGTCTGGGAACGGAGGCCACGCGGGCCGGTGTGCTGGAGGTGTTATTTGCCCGGCAGTATCTGGAGAAGAGCGGGAAGCATATCCGGTCAACGCAACGGGGCAGGGAACTGACGGCCGCCCTGCCGGAAGCCCTGACCAGCCCGGGCATGACGGCGCTGTGGGAGCAGGCTCTGGATGATATTGCACAGGGCAGAATGTCACTGGATACCTTTATGGGCAGACAGCAGCAGTGGGTGCGTCATCTGGTCTCATCCGGGCGGGAACAGCCCTTCAGTATGACGGTTCCGGTGACGCCGCCGTGCCCGCTTTGTCAGGGGCCAACCCGGCAGCGAAAGGGAAAGCACGGGCTGTTCCTGAGCTGTCAGCGGTATCCTGAGTGTAAGGGGGTGGTGAACACGCAGAAAAAGGCCGGGCGGCGAAAAAAATCGGGAAAAACTAAAACAGAGTAATCTTAATTTCTCCCTGTTCAGGATCGGGTAGTGTGATTAAGCTTTGATGCAATACCCTGCTGACCACAGTGGAGCGGGCAGCTCCAGGGTCCGGTAACCCGTAATGCACACTCGCGGGGTTACAAGGCGCATCCCCTCCGTGAAAACCGCGCCGGGATTTATCCCCGGAGATGATGAGAATTAACCCCGGGGGCTGGTATCCCCCTCAGGCACCGGAAATCCCGGTGCCTTTTTTATTTGTTTTAGCGTTGACATTTGTCAGTGGTGACTTAAAGATGACCGGGCTTGACAGTCGTTTTTACGACCACCAATGTTCCGGCAGCCTGTGAGGAACGCCTTCGGGTGGCTGCATTCAACACCCCCTGAGCCTGAAAGGGTGGTGCATTCCACGTGAATGGGGTAAATCTGCGCGCTCTTGAGAGCAGAATGTCGTCACAAAAAGCGCATTATGACGCGACGATGAGGGCTTTTTTATCTGTTCAGACAGCCGGAATTCAGCTGATCCGGCATCCCCGACGGGAACATTCACTCCCGTCAGGGATGGTGATGTTCTCCGTCATCACATTTTTTAACTCCATGGAGAAATCATCATGTCTGTAAATACTGCCAGAACTGAATACTTTAATCTGACCCTCAAAGGTCTGGGGTATCTCAGTAATGTACGTCAGGTGAATCACCAGAACGGCTCGTTTCTCAGCTGTGTGGTGAATGCGCTGAGCGGACCCACGGACAGCCCGTCCTACGTCCGTTTTGATGTCACGGTTGCCGGTAAAGAGGCGACCGCCCTGATTGCCCGCTGCCAGAAGGCGGTGGATGAAGATCGCAAGGTGCTGCTTGGCTTCACGCTGAGCAACCTGTCCACTGACATTTTCACCCTGAACAAGGGAGAGCATGCCGGTGAGCAACGCGTCAGCCTGAAGGCCCGCCTGATCAAGGTAGACTGGATCAAGATAGGCCAGGAGATGGTTTACAAGGCTGAAAAATCAGACTCCCTGCCGCCGCAAAACGGCACCATGCAACAGCAATACGCAGAAAACTCTTTCTGATCGTACTTTTCTCAACCGTCCTGATGAAAACAGACTGCCTCATCAGGGCGGTCTGTTTTCTTATTGTCTTTATCTTTAAGGAAACTTCCCATGCAACAGCCAAATGGCATTCTGGCCGCACAGGCCGGTTATACGTTACCCCTTCAGGTTCTCAGCAGCGTACGTGGTTATTATATTGGTACTCAGTGTGATGAGGGACCGGTGTCCCGTGAATCCGTGGAGTATTACAGAGACCATGAGCAGGCGGCACAGGCGCTGGAAAACGGCACCTGGACGCAGCGGACGTGTGCGTGAGGATGAGGAGGGTATATGGCGTCACGCGGTATTAATAAGGTGATACTGATAGGGCATCTTGGACAGGATCCGGAACTCCGTTACTTCCCCAATGGCGGCGGAGCTGTGGCGAACCTGACCCTGGCCACCAGTGAATCCTGGCGTGATAAACAGAGCGGTGAAATGAAGGAGCAGACCGAGTGGCACCGCGTGGTGATTTTCGGAAAACTGGCGGAGATTGCCGGTGAATACCTGCGCAAGGGTTCACAGGTATACATCGAGGGCCAGTTAAGGACCCGGAAATGGTTCGATCAGCAGAATGGTGTTGATCGCTATTCGACGGAGGTGGTGGTGAGTGTCAACGGCACCCTGCAGATGCTGGGCTCTCCGCGCCAGCAGGGCAGTGGTACCGCGTCCGCACACAGCGGTCAGGGAACTGCCGGTGTGCCGGCGGGTAACTCACCGTCACCGGCTTCCGGGAACGGTGGGGGAATGCCGATGGATTTTGACGACGACATTCCTTTCAGTGGACCGGGATATGGCGCTGAACGGCGGATTATCCATGCCATGTAATGTTAACCCCGGGGGCATCACTGCCCCCATTTTTACCAAGGAGGTATCGTGAGTGAAAAAAATCATACCACCCCCACGCCACACGATGCGGCGTTCAGGGCGATGATGGAAACCCCTTCGGTTGCAAGGGATTTTCTGGAGGCTGCGTTGCCGCCGGCACAGTTACAGCGGTGCGATATGAACACCCTGAAGCTGGAGCCGGCCACGTTTGTGGATCCGGATTTGCGTCAGTATGCCAGTGACGTTCTGTGGAGCATGAAAACCACCGACGGGCGTGATGGTTACATCTACGCGCTGACGGAACATCAGAGCTCTGCGGATCGTTTTATGGCCCTGCGCATGATGCATTATGTGCTGGCGATAATGTATCGTCACCTGAAAACGCATAAGCAGGCCCCCATTGTGATCCCGGTGCTTTTTTATCACGGTGAACCCAGTCCGTATCCGTACAGCCTGAACTGGCTGGACTGTCTGGACGATCCGGCGCTTGGTCGTGAGCTTTACGGCGAAGGAAAGCCGCCCCGCGTTATTGATGTGGGTCTTCTTGATGATGAGGGTATCCGCTGCTATCAG
The DNA window shown above is from Escherichia sp. E4742 and carries:
- a CDS encoding MipA/OmpV family protein, which translates into the protein MTKIKILALSMLAALSVNTAYAESTLTLGAGVGVIDQPYKGYDAKAYLIPAVSYDGDNFWFRGLGGGYYLWNDAADTLSVMAYWSPMYFHPDDSNHYQLRQLDKRKSTMMAGISWSHHTAYGFLRTSLAADVLDNSNGVVGDVAWLYRYVNGGFILTPGIGVAWSSQKQNDYYYGVSRRESARSGLERYKADNGWSPYLELSANYTFASNWGIYGTARYSRLSDEVKNSPMVDKSWDGLFSTGITYRF
- a CDS encoding PFL_4669 family integrating conjugative element protein, with protein sequence MSEDKLNQKEVRAGALQSSLSILLHTHYAIRLWEGRKTEKVSGDGKPRPGIISMPQVIARAGQATRDAERDNPWADMLLVRLEEALSQASEQIRQQVAGLEVVLNNIPGNIVISDIASSSPVNIGVFSSSPLGYRCVWLLVGYDELVMKAFHAFHYGLISRAQRDNILDTGGHAVRKVYGVVQSYKTVHATRQDILSGTEKGRVAVSRFGKPDPDVMSGKKRSVFSPPLK
- a CDS encoding DNA topoisomerase III encodes the protein MQLYLCEKPSQARDIARVLGLSGRGEGCIEGDTVTVTWAVGHLLELAAPEAYGEQFGVPWRMESLPVLPEKWQMTVKPQTKSQFAVISRLLKRASEVVIATDADREGEVIARELLAYCQYRGPVRRLWLSALDEASVREALANILPGEQMARLYDAGLARGQADWLIGMNLTRLYTLKARASGIPDVLSVGRVQTPTLAMVVRRDQEIAGFVPRPWWQVFVGLEKDGIRFRAVWAAAEQYCDEEKRCVNVQAARAVLQLCQQTPSAVAHEVIRKREKTPAPLCFSLGTLQEACSRKFGMGAQTVLNIAQSLYETHKATTYPRTDCGYLPESMQQESREVLAAMARSDPALTPVLAQLDPGFVSRIWNDKKITAHHAIIPTRQVFDIRALSEDELKVYQLIRQHYLAQFLPLQESDITDATLTLGGQLFRARGKVNVVTGWRGLFSGEAAEAAEGEDEQTTEMALPALERGEHCRISGSELKDRMTSPPAPFTEGTLIAAMKNAASQVSDPKLKKVLRENAGLGTEATRAGVLEVLFARQYLEKSGKHIRSTQRGRELTAALPEALTSPGMTALWEQALDDIAQGRMSLDTFMGRQQQWVRHLVSSGREQPFSMTVPVTPPCPLCQGPTRQRKGKHGLFLSCQRYPECKGVVNTQKKAGRRKKSGKTKTE
- a CDS encoding STY4534 family ICE replication protein: MSVNTARTEYFNLTLKGLGYLSNVRQVNHQNGSFLSCVVNALSGPTDSPSYVRFDVTVAGKEATALIARCQKAVDEDRKVLLGFTLSNLSTDIFTLNKGEHAGEQRVSLKARLIKVDWIKIGQEMVYKAEKSDSLPPQNGTMQQQYAENSF
- the ssb gene encoding single-stranded DNA-binding protein, with the protein product MASRGINKVILIGHLGQDPELRYFPNGGGAVANLTLATSESWRDKQSGEMKEQTEWHRVVIFGKLAEIAGEYLRKGSQVYIEGQLRTRKWFDQQNGVDRYSTEVVVSVNGTLQMLGSPRQQGSGTASAHSGQGTAGVPAGNSPSPASGNGGGMPMDFDDDIPFSGPGYGAERRIIHAM
- a CDS encoding Rpn family recombination-promoting nuclease/putative transposase — translated: MSEKNHTTPTPHDAAFRAMMETPSVARDFLEAALPPAQLQRCDMNTLKLEPATFVDPDLRQYASDVLWSMKTTDGRDGYIYALTEHQSSADRFMALRMMHYVLAIMYRHLKTHKQAPIVIPVLFYHGEPSPYPYSLNWLDCLDDPALGRELYGEGKPPRVIDVGLLDDEGIRCYQQMAALMLLMKVRQRKGDLMAQLDFLSQLLQIQGTHDQVVVLLNYMVKACDSASPEFIRAMAEHLPRYEDEIMTIAERLELAGIEKGIEKGIEKGRQEERKKTLEAARRMQKMGMSPESIQEILQLSDDELQKALG